In Leptospira sp. WS58.C1, a single genomic region encodes these proteins:
- a CDS encoding SpoIIE family protein phosphatase has protein sequence MDPLFFNFYSFGSILIVLYFLYAGFFFLTIKERSMAAFHLGVCGLTTVFHNVGYFWGFISFDESTIFHRVIAIAGPLMSFTQLVGFFIYFPEPRKKGILPGLIFYWLLYLGVLVVTGYYIFICWDAPRSFVPGSHYWDYEAHVFYSYFIYIILFYEACYLVIGIWKAIIEKGKERRSVIYILLSYAVITVVPGILNALSRNGSVARATYQQSFNLGMVTGMFLIMIVYVNATKERTTILNRIIGVSLATFFVCYQLVGYSILNGYERSYDEMKKRDSSIAVMEEKNPQGLAYIVSYDPEKGEFRSERGNKDPRFKKEDELEVRFFREKQRISNLGSLPAKERLEKTEKILESSPNDFKAYAIGVLAFLKSKNNGTVKDSDMEDYFRGIYGKLNIIRNKYSRLPDRKKQKSIEGLLFSPDIGLSETLAYVKQSAVQAVNSNKSAEQVSKIVLNSLAPIHFAGERIYRGTRIYSPSDPKPVMYLSYYFLPNPNGKIYEVGFEYKDYRIFHHDPSFILVASMVLTFFVIVIGFRFFFQNAIVVPMDEVVVGLTEVNSGNLDYRLTPRVEDEIGFIARSFNKMARSIQAAKKRLQEYADELEEKVKDRTKELEKTLEEVRELKQQQDGDYFLTSLLIKPLGANKAVSENVKVDFLIEQKKKFSFRRFNDEIGGDMNISNQITLRGQRYIVFLNADAMGKSMQGAGGALVLGAVCESIIERTRIVGSMKEQSPERWLKNAFIELHKVFESFEGSMLVSSVIGLIDENSGTLYYINAEHPWTVLYRDGKADFIERDLMFRKLGTTGMDGKISVKTFQLLPGDIIIAGSDGRDDILIGNDEEGARIINDDEKLFLRLIEEGKGELSNIYESIKKVGSLTDDLSLVRISFKEEGGIERIQEKEKIRQLLKKAKEKSQNKNIEEALSLLEEADSIDNRLPEVKKGLLKYHIRLKNYSKASQFAEEYLNIRPVDKEILFIASYVARRARQFQKAQDFGERLLLREPEHIRNLINLSRISIALRNYERAKEHLREAHRLEPENSQVQKIKQALDKI, from the coding sequence ATGGATCCGTTATTTTTTAACTTTTACTCTTTCGGTTCGATCTTAATAGTTCTGTACTTCCTCTATGCCGGCTTCTTTTTTCTTACGATCAAAGAGAGAAGTATGGCCGCCTTTCATTTGGGGGTTTGCGGTTTAACAACCGTTTTCCATAATGTAGGATATTTTTGGGGTTTTATCTCCTTTGACGAAAGTACGATTTTCCATCGGGTCATTGCAATTGCAGGACCACTGATGAGTTTTACACAATTGGTAGGTTTTTTTATATATTTCCCTGAACCAAGGAAGAAAGGGATCTTACCAGGTTTGATCTTTTATTGGCTTCTATATTTGGGAGTGTTAGTCGTCACAGGATACTATATATTTATATGCTGGGATGCTCCTAGATCTTTTGTGCCAGGAAGTCATTATTGGGATTATGAAGCACACGTATTTTACAGTTATTTTATATATATTATCTTATTCTACGAAGCATGTTATCTTGTTATCGGGATATGGAAAGCGATCATTGAGAAAGGTAAAGAGAGAAGGTCGGTAATTTACATTCTTCTTAGTTATGCCGTGATTACTGTAGTTCCGGGAATATTGAACGCGCTTAGTCGTAACGGATCAGTTGCGCGTGCTACTTACCAGCAGTCCTTTAATCTGGGCATGGTTACGGGTATGTTCCTGATCATGATCGTTTATGTGAATGCTACTAAAGAAAGAACTACGATCTTAAACCGTATTATCGGGGTTTCTTTAGCTACATTCTTCGTATGTTATCAGTTGGTAGGTTATTCCATCTTGAACGGATACGAAAGATCCTACGATGAGATGAAAAAAAGAGACAGCTCCATTGCCGTTATGGAAGAAAAAAATCCGCAAGGTCTCGCTTATATAGTCTCTTATGATCCTGAAAAAGGTGAGTTCCGATCGGAGCGAGGGAACAAAGATCCCAGATTTAAGAAAGAAGATGAGTTGGAAGTCCGATTCTTTAGAGAAAAACAAAGGATCTCTAATTTAGGAAGTTTGCCTGCAAAAGAACGTTTGGAAAAAACGGAGAAGATTTTGGAATCTTCTCCAAACGATTTTAAGGCGTATGCTATCGGAGTTCTTGCTTTCTTGAAATCCAAAAATAATGGGACTGTAAAAGACTCCGATATGGAGGATTATTTTCGAGGTATATACGGAAAACTGAATATTATCAGAAATAAATACTCCCGACTTCCCGACCGTAAAAAACAAAAATCTATCGAAGGATTGCTCTTTTCGCCGGACATAGGCCTCTCGGAGACATTGGCCTACGTAAAACAATCGGCAGTCCAAGCGGTCAATTCGAATAAATCGGCCGAACAAGTTTCGAAGATCGTATTAAATTCATTGGCCCCAATACATTTTGCAGGAGAGAGGATCTACCGTGGCACAAGGATCTACTCTCCTTCCGATCCTAAACCTGTGATGTATTTATCCTATTATTTTCTTCCGAATCCGAACGGAAAGATATACGAAGTGGGATTCGAATATAAAGATTATAGAATATTCCATCATGATCCGAGTTTTATCTTGGTCGCCTCTATGGTCCTGACTTTTTTTGTGATCGTCATCGGATTCCGGTTCTTTTTCCAGAATGCGATCGTGGTTCCCATGGACGAAGTAGTTGTCGGACTAACGGAAGTAAATTCGGGAAATTTAGACTATAGACTGACCCCTCGTGTGGAGGATGAGATCGGATTTATCGCTAGATCTTTCAATAAGATGGCAAGAAGTATCCAAGCCGCTAAAAAAAGACTCCAGGAATACGCGGATGAATTGGAAGAAAAAGTAAAAGATAGGACCAAGGAATTGGAAAAAACCCTAGAAGAAGTGAGGGAACTAAAACAACAACAGGACGGGGACTATTTCCTCACATCACTTCTGATCAAACCTTTAGGAGCAAACAAGGCAGTTTCGGAAAACGTAAAAGTGGACTTTCTGATAGAACAAAAGAAGAAGTTCAGCTTCCGAAGATTTAACGATGAGATAGGTGGGGATATGAATATCTCCAACCAGATCACGCTGAGAGGACAACGTTACATAGTGTTCTTAAATGCGGACGCCATGGGAAAATCCATGCAAGGAGCGGGGGGAGCCTTGGTTCTAGGAGCCGTATGCGAGTCCATAATAGAGAGAACTCGGATAGTAGGATCAATGAAGGAACAGTCTCCGGAAAGATGGCTGAAAAATGCCTTTATAGAATTGCATAAAGTATTCGAAAGTTTCGAAGGTTCTATGCTCGTATCGTCAGTGATAGGACTGATAGATGAAAATTCCGGAACGTTATATTATATTAATGCGGAACATCCTTGGACAGTGTTGTACAGGGACGGAAAAGCGGATTTTATAGAGCGAGACCTCATGTTCAGAAAGTTGGGAACTACCGGAATGGATGGAAAAATTTCGGTGAAAACGTTCCAGCTATTACCTGGCGATATAATTATAGCAGGTTCGGACGGAAGGGACGATATCCTTATCGGGAACGACGAGGAAGGTGCAAGGATTATCAATGACGATGAAAAACTTTTCCTAAGACTTATCGAAGAAGGAAAAGGAGAACTTTCCAATATATACGAATCCATAAAAAAAGTAGGTTCTTTAACTGACGACTTGTCCTTGGTTCGTATCTCCTTTAAGGAAGAAGGTGGAATTGAAAGGATACAAGAGAAGGAAAAGATAAGGCAACTTCTCAAAAAAGCTAAAGAAAAATCCCAAAACAAGAATATCGAAGAAGCATTATCTTTATTGGAAGAAGCAGACTCGATAGACAATCGTCTACCAGAGGTCAAAAAAGGACTCCTTAAGTATCATATTCGATTAAAGAACTATTCCAAAGCTTCTCAATTTGCGGAAGAATATCTTAACATCCGTCCCGTGGATAAAGAAATATTATTCATCGCCTCGTACGTAGCTAGAAGAGCTAGACAATTCCAAAAAGCCCAGGATTTCGGCGAGAGATTACTCTTAAGAGAGCCGGAACATATTAGAAATTTGATTAATCTAAGTCGGATATCAATCGCTTTACGAAACTATGAAAGAGCAAAGGAACATTTAAGAGAGGCCCACAGATTGGAGCCGGAGAACTCCCAGGTCCAAAAGATAAAGCAAGCCTTAGATAAAATCTAA
- a CDS encoding esterase/lipase family protein: MKLGKFAVSFARDTSLGVLSGVKSALTGSFEWCAKSLSQISETPTVNGTRLGEFLKNTGKSLGEAGSKTEEGLSKAFESTAQAMHTALEALSETESLIQRKVFENISVSSVVGESFAGMITTSEIQASFRLDGKDVSPEEVLADWKKSGSKRPILCVPGLFCDEGLWIKNGEPTFSEILIRENYYPFYLRFNPGAHISDNGSKLLELMRKVLEDPDIKSKKFDVICYSQGGLVFRSALYSSGKEGNPLSSNIQKVLFISSPDGGSYIEKVGFWLGLGAEALPVFPVQLVGYIGNQRSEAMKDLSHGIIREEDWKEGTHLGRYGKEKYFGELDEIDAYQIYSFVSEEEGDWSSWIGDGIVEKPSLSFLSDSVFRTKSNPETRVKILKGLSHYQIIPSSELREYFLKIFIGK, encoded by the coding sequence ATGAAGCTGGGAAAATTCGCAGTTTCATTCGCAAGAGACACATCACTCGGGGTTCTGTCCGGAGTAAAATCCGCACTAACCGGTTCATTTGAATGGTGTGCGAAAAGTTTATCCCAAATTTCGGAAACACCGACTGTAAACGGTACTCGTCTGGGAGAATTTCTGAAAAATACAGGCAAGTCCTTGGGAGAAGCGGGAAGTAAAACGGAAGAAGGTCTCTCCAAAGCATTCGAGTCGACCGCACAAGCAATGCATACCGCACTAGAAGCTTTGAGCGAAACGGAGTCTTTGATCCAAAGAAAGGTATTCGAGAATATTTCCGTTTCCAGCGTAGTAGGAGAATCATTCGCGGGAATGATTACCACTTCCGAGATCCAAGCATCTTTTCGTTTGGATGGAAAAGACGTAAGCCCTGAAGAAGTATTGGCCGATTGGAAAAAGTCCGGATCTAAAAGACCGATCCTTTGTGTTCCGGGTTTATTTTGTGACGAAGGACTTTGGATCAAGAATGGGGAGCCAACTTTCTCCGAGATCCTAATTCGGGAAAACTATTATCCTTTTTATCTTCGGTTCAATCCGGGGGCTCATATCTCTGACAACGGATCTAAACTTTTGGAATTAATGAGAAAGGTTCTGGAAGATCCGGATATAAAAAGTAAAAAATTCGACGTGATCTGTTATAGCCAAGGAGGTCTCGTCTTTAGAAGCGCTTTGTATTCCTCGGGAAAAGAGGGTAATCCACTTTCCTCTAATATTCAAAAAGTATTATTTATCAGCTCTCCTGACGGAGGTTCTTATATCGAAAAGGTGGGATTCTGGCTGGGGCTTGGGGCGGAAGCTTTGCCTGTGTTCCCTGTGCAGTTAGTAGGATATATAGGAAACCAGAGAAGTGAAGCAATGAAGGACCTTTCTCATGGGATTATCCGAGAAGAAGATTGGAAAGAAGGTACACATCTCGGCAGGTACGGGAAAGAAAAATATTTCGGAGAATTGGATGAGATAGATGCCTACCAGATCTATAGTTTTGTTTCGGAAGAAGAAGGGGACTGGTCTTCTTGGATTGGAGACGGTATCGTGGAAAAACCAAGCCTTTCATTTTTGAGCGATTCCGTATTTCGAACAAAATCCAATCCGGAAACTAGAGTTAAGATCTTGAAAGGATTATCTCATTATCAGATCATACCATCTTCCGAATTGAGGGAATATTTTCTGAAGATTTTCATAGGAAAGTAA
- a CDS encoding ATP-binding protein, whose protein sequence is MLSYNSKLRFGIVGIGFLGLIIGVSSWISSRNLTQSKDWESHTFGVLSRLEGLVSSVKETKIRFLLFLTSEKKEDLEYYKTEKKNLFLKLRELKYITRDNPTQQTGLLELEKLLIRRDELIQKFGYSPFQNKEAKAENAALENEIGRSIDRLKEKEISLLAERVSDSKTNEKITDWILFLSISFNILILIAVYRFLKKESDLKIKAEKILSEKNTLLENSLSEKEKFYKEILMIKSALDCASSNIMIADNDLNVVYTNRSVVNMFQTAKENIRNQYPSFSPEALLGSCIDIFHSQPEKQRQILSTFTDTHKSSISIGGRQFILSADPVIDSSGNRLGSVVEWLDVTERNEREFRIIQLNRDLEENIRKLEYANRELEAFSYSVSHDLRAPIRGIDGFTKIMLEDYSAVLEPEALRLLNVIATNSKFMGQLIDDLLAFYRVSKLEPKSDSINMKHMVSDSIEIINQEYGSKSPKVQISELPPVKGDASMLKQVWLNLISNAFKYSSKSQNPFVEIGFLDEEGNRTFFVKDNGVGFDDQYSHKLFKVFQRLHSNEEFNGTGIGLAIVDRIVQRHGGKVWAKGKMGQGATFYFTIPNKE, encoded by the coding sequence ATGCTCTCTTATAATTCTAAACTGAGATTCGGGATTGTCGGGATAGGATTTTTAGGCCTAATCATCGGTGTTTCTTCCTGGATTAGCAGCAGGAATCTTACACAATCGAAAGACTGGGAATCTCATACTTTCGGAGTACTTTCAAGATTGGAGGGTTTGGTTTCTTCGGTAAAGGAAACTAAGATCCGTTTTTTGCTCTTTTTGACTTCGGAAAAAAAAGAGGACCTTGAATATTATAAAACTGAAAAAAAGAATCTGTTCCTTAAACTCCGGGAACTAAAATATATTACTAGAGATAATCCCACCCAACAAACCGGCCTCCTTGAGTTGGAAAAATTACTTATCAGGCGGGATGAACTGATCCAAAAATTCGGATATTCCCCTTTCCAAAACAAAGAAGCGAAAGCGGAAAACGCCGCTCTGGAAAATGAGATAGGTCGTTCTATCGACAGACTAAAAGAAAAAGAGATCTCACTTTTAGCGGAAAGAGTTTCCGATTCCAAAACTAATGAAAAGATCACAGATTGGATATTGTTTCTTTCGATTTCGTTTAATATTCTTATCTTAATAGCAGTTTATAGATTCTTAAAAAAGGAATCCGATCTAAAGATCAAAGCGGAAAAGATCCTATCTGAAAAAAATACACTTTTAGAAAATTCACTTTCCGAAAAGGAAAAGTTCTATAAGGAAATATTAATGATCAAATCCGCTTTAGATTGTGCGTCTAGCAATATTATGATTGCGGATAACGATCTGAATGTGGTATATACGAACCGTTCCGTTGTAAATATGTTCCAAACAGCAAAGGAGAATATTCGGAACCAATATCCTAGTTTTTCTCCGGAAGCGCTTTTAGGATCCTGTATAGATATTTTCCATTCTCAACCTGAAAAACAAAGGCAAATCCTTTCTACATTTACTGACACTCACAAAAGTTCCATTTCTATCGGTGGAAGACAATTTATTCTAAGCGCAGATCCCGTAATCGATTCTTCCGGTAACAGATTGGGAAGTGTCGTGGAATGGCTGGATGTGACTGAAAGGAACGAGAGGGAATTCCGAATAATCCAATTAAATCGGGATCTCGAGGAAAACATTCGAAAATTAGAATATGCGAATCGAGAATTAGAAGCTTTTAGCTACTCCGTTTCTCACGATCTGCGGGCTCCGATCCGCGGAATAGACGGATTTACCAAGATCATGCTGGAAGATTATTCCGCTGTTTTGGAGCCCGAAGCTCTCAGACTTTTGAACGTGATAGCCACCAATTCCAAATTTATGGGGCAATTGATAGACGACCTTCTTGCATTTTATCGTGTTTCAAAACTGGAACCAAAATCGGATTCCATAAACATGAAACATATGGTTTCGGATTCGATCGAGATCATAAATCAGGAATACGGATCCAAGAGTCCTAAGGTGCAAATTTCGGAACTTCCTCCGGTCAAAGGGGATGCTTCCATGTTAAAACAGGTTTGGTTGAATCTTATCTCGAACGCATTTAAGTATTCTTCCAAGTCGCAAAATCCTTTTGTCGAAATCGGTTTTTTAGACGAAGAAGGGAATCGAACGTTTTTCGTAAAGGATAACGGAGTTGGTTTCGACGATCAATATTCTCATAAACTTTTCAAGGTATTCCAAAGATTACATTCCAATGAGGAATTTAACGGAACCGGTATCGGACTTGCAATCGTGGATCGGATCGTACAGAGACATGGCGGAAAAGTTTGGGCGAAAGGAAAAATGGGACAAGGTGCCACATTTTATTTTACAATACCGAACAAGGAATAG
- a CDS encoding CsaA family protein, with protein sequence MESIEYTNLVSERPFANLDLKIGKVIGFELVLDSGEKAYRLILDFGEEAGIRKSSEPILALGEEKDFLGKQTLCVMDYPSAHIARMRAQALFLGFMEDEEEFSESDAISFVQLAC encoded by the coding sequence ATGGAATCGATTGAATATACAAACTTAGTCTCGGAAAGACCTTTTGCCAATCTAGACTTAAAAATCGGCAAGGTAATCGGTTTTGAATTGGTTCTCGATAGCGGGGAAAAAGCTTATAGATTGATCTTGGATTTCGGCGAAGAAGCGGGTATCCGTAAATCCAGCGAACCTATACTTGCTCTCGGAGAGGAAAAAGATTTCTTGGGCAAACAGACATTATGTGTGATGGACTATCCTTCCGCTCATATAGCAAGAATGAGAGCCCAGGCTCTATTTTTAGGTTTTATGGAAGACGAGGAGGAGTTCAGCGAGTCCGATGCGATCAGCTTCGTCCAACTGGCCTGTTAG
- a CDS encoding response regulator, whose amino-acid sequence MNQSGNYDILYAEDNPNDAELTLRGFRKNNLVNQVFHVKDGEEALEFLFCRGRYKDRESGGKPLFVLLDLKMPKVDGLEVLREIKSDEKLRTVPVVMLTSSAEEKDIVESYKLGVNSYIIKPVEFEKLIVTVSEIGQYWCILNRSVH is encoded by the coding sequence ATGAACCAATCGGGAAACTATGATATACTTTATGCTGAGGATAATCCGAACGACGCGGAACTTACTTTGAGAGGTTTCAGAAAAAATAATTTAGTAAATCAAGTTTTCCATGTGAAAGATGGAGAAGAGGCTCTGGAATTTTTGTTTTGTAGAGGAAGATACAAGGATAGAGAATCCGGCGGAAAACCTTTGTTCGTTTTGTTGGATCTGAAAATGCCGAAAGTAGACGGACTCGAGGTACTAAGAGAGATAAAGTCCGATGAAAAATTGAGAACGGTTCCCGTAGTAATGTTAACTTCTTCCGCGGAAGAAAAAGATATAGTAGAAAGTTATAAATTAGGTGTGAATAGTTATATTATCAAACCGGTAGAATTTGAAAAATTGATCGTTACGGTATCTGAAATAGGACAATATTGGTGTATATTAAATAGATCGGTGCATTGA
- a CDS encoding acyltransferase family protein, with protein sequence MKEYFLGIFRPDEREIAPFNGARTIGFFMLIYGHMYRTVQIFIPDIDPYLRNFLNNGSVCLDLFFPLSGFLIASPLFAELESKGTINWKFFYIKRSLRIFPPFYIFLILQYFVFIPAMLKSAPPELIPQIEAAKSKIWFDFLYISNYFKGTMFHGWSLSLEEQFYIAFPIFLLVIFRYIPKPFRLGSLIFLTALPLIYRAIFMYTVILKTSGSESVDLYNANIYYPFHGHIDSVLYGIIFAYIFNFHKGWVEKALQLGPWANYLHAGLWIGLLAYTALANEFEMGFHQVVRFPSFALLWIGIFILSMRKGDPIGKFLSWKGFSPFAKLSYCAYIIHIVVMAPISRKLLFADKKLEQHEFLLYTIPVGLAVFFFAYFYHLITEKPFAILKDKLIAKYKVKMTSQVFSEQLQKVPDLK encoded by the coding sequence ATGAAAGAATATTTCCTTGGAATTTTTAGACCCGATGAAAGGGAGATCGCACCTTTTAACGGAGCAAGGACCATCGGCTTTTTTATGCTGATCTACGGGCATATGTACCGGACAGTTCAGATCTTTATACCGGATATAGATCCCTATTTAAGAAATTTCTTAAACAACGGATCCGTATGTCTGGACTTATTCTTTCCGTTAAGTGGATTCCTGATCGCAAGCCCTTTATTTGCGGAATTAGAATCCAAAGGAACTATCAACTGGAAATTCTTTTATATAAAAAGATCCCTAAGGATTTTTCCTCCGTTCTATATTTTCTTAATATTGCAGTATTTCGTATTCATTCCTGCAATGCTCAAAAGCGCTCCCCCTGAACTTATCCCTCAAATAGAAGCGGCAAAAAGTAAAATTTGGTTCGATTTTCTTTATATATCCAATTACTTCAAAGGGACCATGTTCCATGGTTGGTCCCTATCTCTGGAGGAACAGTTTTATATAGCATTTCCGATCTTTCTATTGGTTATTTTCAGATATATTCCGAAACCTTTTAGATTAGGATCTTTGATCTTTCTTACCGCACTTCCTTTGATCTATCGCGCGATCTTCATGTATACAGTGATCCTAAAAACCTCCGGCTCAGAAAGTGTGGATCTATACAATGCAAATATCTATTATCCGTTTCACGGACATATAGATTCCGTCCTTTATGGGATCATATTCGCATATATATTCAATTTTCATAAAGGATGGGTGGAAAAAGCTCTCCAATTGGGTCCCTGGGCCAATTACCTGCATGCAGGACTTTGGATCGGTTTATTGGCTTACACCGCTCTAGCGAATGAATTCGAAATGGGATTTCATCAGGTCGTTCGTTTCCCAAGTTTTGCTCTGTTGTGGATCGGGATCTTTATTCTTTCTATGAGAAAAGGGGATCCGATCGGAAAATTCCTTTCTTGGAAAGGATTCTCTCCATTTGCAAAATTATCCTATTGCGCATATATCATCCATATCGTAGTGATGGCGCCTATTTCTAGAAAGTTACTTTTTGCGGATAAAAAATTGGAACAACACGAATTCCTGCTCTATACAATTCCGGTCGGGTTAGCAGTTTTCTTTTTCGCTTATTTTTACCATTTGATCACTGAAAAACCGTTTGCAATCCTTAAGGACAAGCTGATTGCAAAATACAAAGTTAAGATGACCTCGCAAGTTTTCAGCGAACAATTGCAGAAGGTCCCTGATCTGAAATGA
- the lvrB gene encoding hybrid histidine kinase/response regulator LvrB gives MKTLKFLFLEDSSTDLELIQRELKRGGVDYIPVHVQDRDEYLKAIIDEKPDFIFSDYSLPNFDGLSALSIAKEQCPSTPFIFVSGTYGEDAAIQTLTRGATDYVLKDRLVKLVPALRRAIREIEEHKALRRAEQEKFEIEEQLRQSQKVEAMGFLAGAMAHEINNPIMAIIDYAQLISKGEMDIDKAQKIASKIKQEGERISVMVKDLLRFARQEKGTFEPVSVFALISKTRSISEQRLKMSRIQLDLDVQPDLPSVLCKEGQILQVLLNLINNGTDALNQRYPEYDESKRMVISAKPEEIGGKSWVRITVEDFGSGIPQEIGKSIFNTFFTTKGAEKGTGLGLSVSLGIVKEHGGFLSFESAPMEYTRFFLDLPAV, from the coding sequence ATGAAGACGCTAAAGTTCCTTTTTTTAGAAGATTCTTCTACCGATCTAGAGCTTATCCAAAGGGAGCTAAAAAGGGGAGGGGTGGATTATATTCCTGTACATGTCCAGGACAGGGACGAATACCTAAAAGCAATTATAGACGAAAAGCCTGATTTTATCTTTTCAGACTACTCACTTCCGAATTTCGACGGATTATCGGCATTATCCATTGCAAAAGAGCAGTGTCCCTCTACTCCTTTTATATTCGTTTCCGGAACATACGGGGAAGATGCAGCCATTCAAACTTTGACACGAGGAGCGACGGATTACGTTCTCAAGGACAGGTTGGTGAAACTTGTTCCCGCTTTAAGAAGAGCGATCCGAGAAATAGAAGAACATAAGGCATTAAGAAGAGCAGAGCAAGAGAAGTTCGAAATAGAAGAACAACTTAGACAAAGCCAGAAAGTGGAAGCGATGGGATTTTTGGCCGGAGCTATGGCTCATGAGATCAATAATCCTATCATGGCGATCATCGATTATGCCCAATTGATCTCCAAAGGAGAGATGGATATAGATAAGGCGCAAAAGATCGCTTCTAAGATCAAACAAGAAGGAGAGAGAATTTCCGTAATGGTAAAAGATCTATTAAGATTTGCCAGACAGGAAAAAGGCACTTTCGAACCTGTAAGCGTGTTCGCCTTAATATCCAAGACACGTTCTATCTCAGAACAGCGATTAAAAATGAGCCGAATTCAGTTGGATCTGGACGTACAGCCGGATCTTCCATCGGTTCTGTGTAAAGAAGGTCAGATACTTCAGGTGCTCTTAAATCTGATCAATAATGGAACGGATGCATTGAATCAACGTTATCCGGAATATGATGAGAGCAAAAGGATGGTCATCTCCGCGAAACCCGAAGAGATCGGAGGTAAGTCCTGGGTGCGGATCACTGTCGAAGATTTCGGTTCCGGAATTCCTCAGGAAATCGGTAAGTCCATCTTCAATACATTCTTTACAACCAAGGGAGCGGAGAAGGGAACCGGTCTAGGACTTTCTGTCAGCTTAGGGATCGTTAAAGAGCACGGAGGGTTTCTTTCTTTCGAAAGTGCACCAATGGAATATACTCGATTTTTCTTGGATTTACCCGCGGTCTAA
- a CDS encoding DUF1801 domain-containing protein, with translation MRNMPAKKKAKKASSSPKQGIKYEDKSPGQPELVPIFEEIKELIKPYKKGSLKERGDTGGQYGLVSEMEIEVDGKKKPEVYFAGLLVQKGYVGFYFMPVYSQPELKKFFKPELLKCLKGKSCFYIKKKDPVLLSQIKDALKLGYEEYKKKGWVK, from the coding sequence ATGCGAAACATGCCAGCGAAGAAGAAGGCCAAGAAGGCAAGTTCCTCCCCTAAACAAGGGATAAAATACGAAGATAAATCCCCAGGACAACCGGAACTAGTCCCGATTTTTGAAGAGATCAAGGAGTTAATAAAACCGTATAAAAAGGGAAGCCTCAAAGAAAGAGGAGATACGGGAGGCCAATACGGATTGGTGAGCGAGATGGAGATCGAGGTAGACGGCAAAAAAAAGCCCGAAGTCTATTTCGCTGGCCTACTCGTTCAAAAGGGATATGTTGGATTTTATTTTATGCCTGTATACTCTCAGCCGGAATTGAAAAAATTTTTCAAACCGGAGTTATTGAAATGTTTAAAAGGCAAAAGTTGTTTTTATATAAAGAAAAAGGACCCAGTCCTTCTTTCTCAAATAAAAGACGCTTTGAAATTAGGATACGAAGAATATAAAAAGAAGGGTTGGGTTAAATAA
- the rdgB gene encoding RdgB/HAM1 family non-canonical purine NTP pyrophosphatase, giving the protein MKSLSLASNNSHKVREIRAILSPLGFTLSTPKELGIDFGPEETGKTFTENAILKARELFSLSKFPSLADDSGICVEALGGEPGVYSARFGGDGLDDEGRARLLLEKMKGEKNRNAKYVCVIALVTSEGEFTFEGECPGLISDSYDTSGNGFGYDPIFYYPPFSAHFSQVSDEKKNSVSHRKKALDELVKYLKTYS; this is encoded by the coding sequence TTGAAATCCCTTTCTTTAGCTTCCAACAATTCCCATAAAGTTCGCGAAATCCGGGCCATCCTTTCTCCTTTAGGGTTCACTTTATCCACCCCGAAGGAGTTAGGGATCGATTTCGGTCCGGAAGAAACCGGTAAAACTTTTACGGAGAATGCAATTCTCAAAGCCAGGGAATTATTCTCTCTTTCCAAATTTCCTTCTTTAGCGGACGATTCCGGAATTTGTGTGGAAGCTCTAGGCGGAGAACCCGGAGTTTATTCCGCTCGTTTCGGTGGAGATGGTTTAGACGACGAGGGAAGAGCTAGACTTCTCCTGGAAAAAATGAAAGGAGAAAAAAATCGGAACGCAAAATACGTATGCGTGATCGCGTTAGTCACTTCGGAAGGAGAATTTACATTCGAAGGAGAATGTCCCGGACTGATCTCCGATTCTTACGATACAAGCGGAAATGGATTCGGATACGATCCTATTTTCTATTACCCGCCCTTCTCAGCACATTTTTCCCAAGTCTCGGATGAGAAAAAGAACTCGGTTTCTCATCGCAAGAAAGCATTGGATGAGTTAGTAAAATACCTGAAAACATATTCATAA
- a CDS encoding STAS domain-containing protein has protein sequence MEITVQGDIHIIKISGSILQSDSEELDRNLSDHNFEPSPKIIIDLTEVSHICSTALGILVSYKKKFNSAEGDIIIVVNDDDLLQLFEITMLDKVFKVLPTIEDAFDEFKLGN, from the coding sequence ATGGAAATAACGGTTCAAGGCGACATCCACATCATCAAAATTTCCGGATCCATTCTGCAATCCGACAGCGAGGAACTGGACCGCAATCTGAGCGACCATAATTTCGAACCTTCTCCTAAGATCATAATCGATCTTACAGAGGTGAGTCATATTTGCTCGACTGCTCTGGGGATCCTAGTCTCCTACAAAAAAAAGTTCAACTCTGCGGAAGGGGATATCATCATCGTAGTGAACGACGACGATCTTCTTCAACTGTTTGAGATCACAATGTTGGACAAAGTTTTTAAAGTTCTTCCGACTATCGAAGACGCTTTTGACGAGTTCAAATTGGGAAATTGA